One part of the Lathamus discolor isolate bLatDis1 chromosome 23, bLatDis1.hap1, whole genome shotgun sequence genome encodes these proteins:
- the POU6F1 gene encoding POU domain, class 6, transcription factor 1, translating into MDTEAVQPQEALLTVNEQVIVMSSHETIRVLEVGVDAPLPAEEDPKAVEMPPGEVARGSPGGSSHPGSEDVPGSTQSSCGGEAPGKAKPVAGASSSAVPSAGTFSHATSQQPQPLAPLAPQVLTQENLATVVTGVMVPAGTVTQPLLIPISIAGQVAGQQGLAVWTFPTATVAALPGLTAASPTGGIFKAPIANLQAAAVLNTSVAAPVPPAQPLQAAGQPRAPLQPPAVFAPSPGQPPILPQPSAAPAPPVTQTHIAVQPAGFAFNPGILSAAPLGAQTQLLGSLAATPVIANTISSVQGITGQILTNAQGQVLGTLPWVVSPPGMAAAGPAPAPAPSLHVQTVTPQLLLNAQGQVIATLAGSTLQAPGAKKTGTPEPPARTEVQPIQPAPALSQPAVVIPNPAPVAKASSVPVPITCSETPTVSQLVSKPPAPNSSAEEDGINLEEIREFAKNFKIRRLSLGLTQTQVGQALTATEGPAYSQSAICRFEKLDITPKSAQKLKPVLEKWLSEAELRNQEGQQNLMEFVGGEPSKKRKRRTSFTPQAIEALNAYFEKNALPTGQEITEIAKELNYDREVVRVWFCNRRQTLKNTSKLNVFQIP; encoded by the exons ATGGACACCGAAGCCGTGCAGCCGCAGGAGGCTTTGCTGACAGTCAACGAGCAG GTCATTGTCATGTCCAGCCATGAAACCATCCGCGTGCTGGAGGTCGGCGTGGACGCCCCGCTCCCGGCCGAGGAGGACCCGAAAGCCGTGGAGATGCCTCCAGGGGAGGTAGCGCGGGGCTCCCCGGGGGGGAGCAGCCACCCGGGCAGCGAGGACGTCCCAGGCAGCACCCAGAGCTCCTGCGGCGGGGAGGCACCCG GCAAAGCCAAGCCAGTGGCCGGAGCATCCTCCAGCGCCGTCCCCTCCGCTGGCACATTCAGCCACGCCACGAGCCAGCAGCCGCAGCCGCTGGCCCCGCTGGCCCCACAG GTCTTGACTCAGGAAAACTTAGCAACAGTTGTGACAGGAGTAATGGTTCCAGCAGGGACAGTTACTCAACCTCTTCTTATCCCCATCAGTATTGCAGGTCAAGTGGCAGGTCAGCAGGGGCTGGCTGTGTGGACATTTCCTACAGCAACGGTCGCTGCCCTCCCCGGATTGACGGCTGCTTCTCCTACAGGGGGAATTTTCAAAGCACCCATAGCCAATCTGCAAG CCGCCGCCGTGCTGAACACGTCCGTGGCAGCACCGGTGCCGCCGGCCCAGCCGCTGCAGGCTGCGGGCCAGCCCCgcgccccgctccagccccccGCTGTCTTCGCCCCCAGCCCCGGCCAGCCCCCCATCCTGCCACAGCCCAGCGCCGCGCCTGCGCCGCCCGTCACCCAGACCCACATCGCTGTGCAGCCGGCCGGATTCGCCTTTAACCCTGGCATA CTCAGCGCGGCGCCTCTCGGGGCTCAGACCCAGCTCCTCGGCTCCTTGGCGGCCACCCCCGTCATCGCCAACACCATCTCCAGCGTGCAGGGCATCACAGGCCAGATCCTCACCAACGCCCAGGGCCAG GTCCTCGGGACACTGCCGTGGGTGGTCAGTCCCCCCGGGATGGCGGccgccggcccggccccggccccggccccgagCCTGCACGTGCAGACGGTGACGCCGCAGCTGCTGCTCAATGCCCAGGGCCAGGTCATCGCCACGCTGGCCGGCAGCACCCTGCAGGCGCCCGGCGCCAAGAAAACCGGCACCCCCGAGCCCCCGGCCCGCACCGAG GTCCAGCCCATCCAGCCGGCCCCGGCTCTCTCCCAGCCGGCCGTGGTGATCCCAAACCCTGCCCCGGTGGCCAAGGCTTCCTCCGTGCCCGTCCCCATCACCTGCTCCGAGACCCCCACCGTCAGCCAGCTGGTGTCCA AGCCCCCGGCTCCCAACAGCAGCGCAGAGGAGGATGGGATCAACCTGGAGGAGATCCGGGAATTCGCCAAGAACTTCAAGATCCGCCGCTTGTCCCTCGGGCTGACGCAGACGCAGGTGGGACAGGCCCTAACGGCCACCGAGGGTCCTGCCTACAGCCAGTCGGCCATCTGCAG GTTCGAGAAGCTCGACATCACCCCCAAGAGCGCGCAGAAGCTGAAGCCGGTGCTGGAGAAGTGGCTGAGCGAGGCCGAGCTCCGCAACCAGGAGGGGCAGCAGAACCTGATGGAGTTCGTCGGGGGGGAGCCCTCCAAGAAGCGGAAGCGCCGCACGTCCTTCACGCCCCAGGCCATCGAGGCGCTCAACGCCTACTTCGAGAAGAACGCGCTGCCCACGGGCCAGGAGATCACCGAGATCGCCAAAGAGCTCAACTACGACCGTGAGGTCGTGCGGGTCTGGTTCTGCAACCGGCGGCAGACGCTCAAGAACACGAGCAAACTGAACGTCTTCCAGATCCCCTGA
- the TFCP2 gene encoding alpha-globin transcription factor CP2: MAWALKLPLADEVIESGLVQDFDASLSGIGQELGAGAYSMSDVLALPIFKQEESSLPPENENKILPFQYVLCAATSPAVKLHDETLTYLNQGQSYEIRMLDNRKIGELPEINGKLVKSIFRVVFHDRRLQYTEHQQLEGWRWNRPGDRILDIDIPMSVGIIDPRANPTQLNTVEFLWDPSKRTSVFIQVHCISTEFTMRKHGGEKGVPFRVQIDTFKENENGEYTEHLHSASCQIKVFKPKGADRKQKTDREKMEKRTPHEKEKYQPSYETTILTECSPWPEITYVNNSPSPGFNSSHSSFSIGEGNGSPNHQPEPPPPIADNLLPTSTPQEAQQWLHRNRFSTFSRLFRNFSGADLLKLTREDVIQICGPADGIRLFNALKGRMVRPRLTIYVCQESQQLRDLQQKHEDGDTVTSTFFVYHAIYLEELTAVELTEKLAQLFSISSQQISQIYKQGPTGIHVLISDEMIQNFQDESCFVLDTMKAETSDSYHIILK; this comes from the exons ATGGCCTGGGCGCTGAAGCTGCCGCTGGCCGACGAGGTGATCGAGTCCGGGCTGGTGCAGGACTTCGACGCGAGCCTCTCGGGCATCGGGCAGGAGCTGGGCGCCGGGGCCTACAGCATGAG CGACGTCCTTGCCCTGCCCATCTTCAAGCAGGAAGAATCAAGTTTGCCTCCTGAGAACGAGAACAAAATCCTGCCTTTCCAGTACGTGCTGTGCGCGGCCACGTCGCCCGCGGTGAAGCTGCACGATGAAACCCTCACCTATCTGAACCAAG ggcagtcttATGAAATCCGGATGCTGGACAACAGGAAAATCGGGGAGCTGCCGGAGATAAATGGGAAGCTGGTCAAG AGCATATTCCGGGTGGTGTTCCACGACCGGCGGCTGCAGTACACGGAGCACCAGCAGCTGGAGGGCTGGCGCTGGAACCGGCCAGGGGACAGGATCCTGGACATCG ATATCCCAATGTCTGTGGGCATCATTGACCCCAGAGCAAACCCAACTCAGCTCAATACCGTGGAGTTCCTATGGGATCCTTCAAAGAGGACTTCTGTGTTTATCCAG GTCCACTGTATTAGCACAGAGTTCACCATGAGGAAGCACGGAGGAGAGAAGGGGGTACCCTTTCGGGTCCAGATAGACACATTCAAAGAGAATGAGAACGGGGAGTACACGGAGCATCTGCACTCTGCCAGCTGCCAGATCAAGGTCTTCAAG cccaaaggAGCTGATCGGAAGCAGAAGACTGACAGGGAGAAGATGGAGAAGCGAACACCTCATGAGAAAGAGAAGTACCAGCCTTCCTATGAAACCACAATCCTCACTGAG TGTTCCCCCTGGCCAGAGATCACCTATGTCAATAACTCCCCATCCCCTGGCTTCAACAGTTCCCACAGCAGCTTTTCCATTGGCGAAGG CAATGGCTCTCCAAACCATCAGCCCGAGCCCCCTCCTCCGATCGCAGAT AACCTGCTGCCCACCAGCACGCCGCAGGAGGCCCAGCAGTGGCTGCACCGAAACCGCTTCTCCACCTTCTCGCGGCTCTTCCGGAACTTCTCCG GTGCAGACCTGCTGAAGCTCACCAGGGAGGATGTGATCCAGATCTGCGGCCCCGCGGATGGCATCAGGCTCTTCAACGCGCTGAAGGGCCG GATGGTGCGTCCCAGACTGACCATCTACGTGTGCCAGGAgtcccagcagctcagggacCTCCAGCAGAAGCACGAGGATGGGGACACAGTGACCAGCACGTTCTTTG TGTACCACGCCATCTACCTGGAGGAGCTGACGGCCGTGGAGCTGACGGAGAAGCTGGCCCAGCTCTTCAGCATCTCCTCCCAGCAGATCAGCCAGATCTACAAGCAGGGGCCGACGGGGATCCACGTGCTCATCAGCGACGAG ATGATCCAGAACTTCCAAGATGAATCCTGTTTCGTTCTGGACACCATGAAAG CTGAGACCAGTGACAGCTACCACATCATCCTGAAATAG